The nucleotide window GAAAAGTCTAGAACATCCTATGAAAATAAGCTTGAGACTCATCCACCTGTCCACCAACTCGAACAGGGCATGTCCTGAGGACTGCTACAGTGCCAGGCATAGTCAACTGAACTCCTAAGACCCACCGAGGGAGCTCGTTGTACGACTCATCCCAGTCCCCGTAGATGATTGCTACCGCCTTTTGCTTGGCCATCCACACCCTCCGGTAGGTAGGCCTGAAGCCAAAATGTGCTGCCGTTGCATTTAGAAGCACCTTGATGTTGACGGATGCGTCAGCCCTAACCATTGGCATGATGAATGTCGCTATCACGTGGTAGTCCAAGCTCCTATGGTCGTTGGAGATGGAGGTGGCAAGACAGGTATGCGGCCCGTTGTACCGCTTGACTTCCCAGATGCCCTTGCGCTGTCAGAGGCTCAGCCtaatcaaccatgtgcacccattcccAAATTCAGAACACTTTCCCACGTACCGGCGATAGTCAGACTCAACCACCTTGTACTGTACCCCTCGGCGGATGCTATACGTCTCGACACTCAACAGCACCTCGTCTTTATACTGGAACTGTTGACCAACCTGGAACTCTGTTATACCGGCAGACCCGTCGGTATCTCTAGCGCCAAATCCAACTAGCTGCCCAAGATGTCCGTCCTGCCTCATGGCATCCAGATCCAACGATGAAAAATGGGGTGGGTACTGATTGGTGCCAGAACTAGAACCACCAGTAGGCATAATCGGATCACTCGCTCCAACATCATCACCGCTTTCATCAGCGATAATATCCAGCTCGACCTCATCATCATCTGCATCATCACACAATGCCTCGCCAACACCAGCCGGAGGAGGACACTGTACTTCAGTCGGATGATGTTCATCATATCCAACCGCGTCTCCAACATTGCCGGCGAGATCAACAGCAAACGATGGGGAGGCGGCAGGTTGGACCGCTGCCTCATACACTGGAACGGAGGAAGAAGCAACCGCAGGTCTCGAGCTCGAACCGACCGCCGTGGCTATAGTGTTGGCATTCCGATTCGACCCACCAGAGCTAGATACCACGTCGACGAACTTAGCCAACAGCTCCGGTGTCCTCACCTCCGGAAACTGCCTACGAGAAAGAAACATGACCTGCAAGTCCTCATCACTCCCGATCGTGAAACAATCATACTTCACCGTATCGTGGAGCACCGTGATTGGAATGCGATAGAAAAACTTCTTAACTCTCTTCACTCCTTCCAGACCAAGTTTGCCAAGCACAGAGCTCGCGAGACCATCGTAACTGGTGGCGGGGCTCATGATAATACATAGAGGATCCTTATCCGTGAACTTCACCCCAGACCGAGTTTTTCTCTTAATCGATCCTCTGTGGTGTACTAGCACTAGAAAACTATCCTCACTAGCCATCTCACCTTTTTGTTGAGCACAACATGAGTTCACAACATATATATAGAGCTCCGCTTcccactaattcgaatcaactccATTATCGCACCATATATACATAATTCGAATTAACTAAATTCGAATTATCCTCTATACGTAATTCGAGTCAATATGTCTCGAACTATACCTAGCGTCACACTTTCAaagtaattcgaattgatattATTCGAATTACTATTCTCTAATTCGAAACTATTTGTTTCGAATTACTTGGATTGCATTAGTTCATGTAATTCGAGTTTACTCAATTCGAACTACATTCAAGTTTAATTCGAATCATATAAATTCGAATTATATGAAAATTTCGTTTTGGTTGAATGCTGTATCGAAATTCATTTTGGCGGATTTAGGTTAAGCTTCTCCTCCCTTGGCTCAATAGGTTTTTTATCCTAATAAATAACTAAAagatgtatataaaaaattcaaatattaatttttttagtttttcaaaaaaattaaaaaattactaaattttttaatacatttttaaaatcaGTGNNNNNNNNNNNNNNNNNNNNNNNNNNNNNNNNNNNNNNNNNNNNNNNNNNNNNNNNNNNNNNNNNNNNNNNNNNNNNNNNNNNNNNNNNNNNNNNNNNNNNNNNNNNNNNNNNNNNNNNNNNNgaaaaggagagagaaaaaaaaaaaaaagtcaacaaaaaacaaagggagaaaagaaattaagaaacagTGACGGCATGACGCAGTGAATCTTCTTACTCCGTTGGGTTAGGGTTCGCTGTGAATCTTCTTCAATCTCATTTGATTCGCCACTCCCTCTTCTTCATTTCATTTCCAGAATACGGTAATATTTTGCTGAGACTCAATGGACTCCGAAGTTGACCCTCCTGAAACTGAAAACCCACCCAAAAGGTTAAACACTTAAAAACGTTTTTTCTCTTTCAATCATTTCATTCTGTTCTATGTGTATGCATGTGTGCGTGTTTTCGATTATTTAAATACTTAATTAAATGTAAACTACCATAATCACGATCGCTTCTttgttagtaaaaatattagGTAGCTAGCTAGCAGGAATATTCCATTCATTTTTTCAGCCTGTTTAGGTTGCCTATAGTAGCTTCTAGAATAATCTGCCCCTTACTATTGAAAGTTAAGTTAGATTAACATAATGTATTCTATGTTAGAATTCTAATATAATTCTAAAGCATGCTTTGTGCTGGGTGCTTATAAATTCAAAAGTGAATGGATGATAGGATCTTCTGTATGCCAAGAGACTAGAGGACGGTTATGTATGTTAGAGCATGTGGCATCATCTTAAATTGTTTAAAGAATGCGTAATTCATTCAATTACAGACACAAATGCTCGGCATGCTATAAGCAATACAAGAAAAAGGAGCATCTTATTGAGCACATGAAAATATCTTACCACTCTCTTCATCAGCCGAGATGTGGGGTTTGTCAAAAGCATTGCAAATCTTTTGAGTCGCTCAGGGAGCATCTTACCGGTTAGTTTCCGAATCCATTGCAAGTTCAAATCTTTTGTGATCTTACTCCCcgcttttagttttttattccCCTTCGCGTCTTTATTTTGTAGGTCCATTGCCAAAAGGactttgttcaacaattttctCTCAACAAGGTTGTCAACTTTGCTTGTCACTATTTGATAGTGCCGTATCTCTCAGGGAGCATTTAGAAACATGCCGCTTATCTTCCCCTGCTCCTATGGTAAGTTGATCGTTGGCAGCATAAAGCACCTATATCAAATAAAATGTGTTATCTGTACTTTAACCAAGACCTGCTAAAGAAAACCTGCTAGCAACCCATGCGCTTTGTcttctattttatgtttttgtgtGGATGTTTATATTTGGTATGAAGCTGTTTTCCAGGGAACCGATGCAATGCCCTATATAAGCTCCCAAATTGACAATCTAGATTCCTGTGATGAAAATGGTGCTGGTGGACGTCCTAGAGCAATTGCAATGGATTGTGAAATGGTTGGTGGCGGGAGTGATGGATCGCTGGAAATTTGTGCTAGAGTATGCTTGGTTGATGAAGATGAGAATTTAATCTTCCACACATATGTACAGCCAATAATCCCTGTTACTAACTACAGGTACATTAAACTTGTACGGTATTTTTCCTGTTCTATCCAAGAGAAAGGTGGAAAAATGATCCAAGAGCATTCGGGTTGACTTCACTTGACATTTTCAGATATGATATAACTGGGTTGACCGAAGAGAATCTTAGAAATGCTATGCCACTGAAGGAGGTTCAGGAAAAGGTATTGCAAATTCTATATAACGGAGAATCCACTGGCAAAGTTCTAGATGGGGGGAAGGCCAGGCTTCTGGTGGGGCATGACTTAGAACATGATTTTGATTGCTTGAAATTGAATTATCCCAAACACTTGCTGAGGTAGGTCTTTGTAGAGTGAAATTTATGTTGTGCTAATTCATTCCAAATATCATACCTTATTATAATAGGCTTGTTCTCTGATGAATGAAATAATTGATGGAAATTCCTGTCTTCGCACCCCCGTCCGCCCCCTCTCCctcccaaaaaaagaaaaaagaaaaagaggtttATTTTTGTATGTTCCATCCTATTCATTTGCTtggatatatattttacattgaatTATGCTAGGTTGATTATGAAGGGACACTGCAAAGTATCGACCATTGATGAAGACAAACTTGGTTAGCCATTCGCTCAAGTATCTTACCCGAACATATCTAGGGCAAGTTAACTTTTTCCTTGAGTTTCTTTCAGCCTTAATTGTCTCTTCTTCCGCATTTTGCTTTCTGTTTTTTAAAATCTTGCATTTACATTGCGCTTGAATTTGGTTGCTCTAGGTTAAACATGATAGATTCTTGGAATGACTATATAGTTTTATGTTGACACAATATCATCATTAGCTAGTAATTGCAGATCCTATGCAGTTTTTAAGCTGTCTCATGTAACGGGCCTTTGGCTTTTACAGTTATGATATCCAAAGCGGCGCTCATGACCCATATGAAGACTGTATCTCTGTGATGAGACTATATAAGAGAATCCGGGGTCAAATTCATAAGGAGGAAGGCTATGGAACATTGACTTCCAATAACAACATAGGCGAGTCTGTTTGTTGGCAATCTGAGAAAGTAAGCAACCTCACACCAGATGAACTATATGCCATGTCAAGATCAGACTACAGATGTTGGTGTTTGGATTTGAGACCAAACTTGGCACCCTGATTTTATTCATATCTTCAATGCGTCTAACTACACGGATTTGGGGGAGATGTTTTGGCATGTTCCTTTACGTAAATGTCTTACTAGCCTCCGGGATAAGAAAACGAAGTAATTGGAGGAAAAACAGGCACTATGTTTTGGAACTTTTGTAGATATTTATAAAGCTTTGTTTCAATCACCTGCCCAGTTTTAGAATTTGGACTCATGCTGCATTTTGATGATAATTGAAACATCACACAAGGATAAAACAGGGTTTTGACTTGGTCGTTGATCCTCCTTCAATGGAGCTACTCGTAGATCTAAGGTTATGGCTGTTTAAATTGCAATACACAAACAACGTTGAAGGAAACTTCGAGAAAAGAGAAATATTGGTTATCTATTACCTTCCAAAAAAATACCGATTTgagcaaaataattaattaggtaTGATTTTTTGGAGATGAAATCCAACCAAACATCACATATGAATACTTTTATCATTGCTACTTTGtgtcaattttatttaaagggACCCCTGTTGTTTCTCTcgttgaattattttttaattaatttatttatttttatctcaacTACCACTTCCAAACCAAAACCCACCCGCAACAGAGAATTAAATTTAGTTCATACTTCATATCTTGCagtaaaattcaatataaaataaaataaatgaaagctGAACAAAGTTCTCCCAAGCATTATTGCAACTTTCTTCACAAACCCCCTAAagaggaaattaaaaaaaaaaaaagaaaattcaaacaTAAATCTGAAGGGGGAAAAAAGAggaacattttgaaaaatataaaaaatctaaaaattttcgcTAACAATAAACCAAATTACAAAATGATGgttgaaaattgaaaacatcAACACCAAGTTACCACCACAACGTGaacaataaccaacaacaaAAAGAACAAAGATTAGAAATAATATGAATCTCTTGATCATAATCACAACTTAGAAGAATGAAATTCAAGAGGAAGAAGCAACACCAGGgtgatgatggtggtggtgttgtACCAATCCAGCAGCCTCCTCCTCATCAAAGAACAAGTCATCCGTCCGGCGCAGCGCGGCGTGCACCACCACCAGAACCACACCGACGAGGAGCGCGATGAGTATGTTTGCGGTGGCACCGGTGAGCAGCAAGAGCACGACGGTGAGCACTGACATGACGATGAGGATGACGCGGTCACTGATGAGGCGGCCAAAGATCGTGAGTGGCTCGTCGCGGAGGAAGTAGAGGAAGAGCCACGCGGCCATGAGAACGACGAAGACGATGAGCGAGATCGGGTGCCATAGGAGGCTGAGGAAGAGAACAAGGAGCACGACGATGGCGTAGTTCATCTGGAAGTAAGCGATGTTGGTGCGCACGCGCGAGAGCGCGTCTGAGAATCCAGATGGGAGACCGAAAGAGTGGAGGTTGAACATGAGCTTCCATGGGCGGCGCGTGCCTAGACCTTCCTTGATCCGCTGCTTGGCGCGTGAGAGGAACTCCAGATTTGAGGAGGGAGAAGaggaggttgggatggttccgTACGTCGTCATGGCTCTCTAAGCTTCCAAGTGAAGAAGACGACGAAGTATGTTGACCAGCTTTTGGGGATTTTTCTTAGAGGGAACGTGCTGATGGAAACTGGAAAATGGAAAATGGTGAATGAACGCTGAATCATTAATAGGAATgccaatttttattatttatttatttatattataagctCCTTGTGCTATAGTTTAGTTTCTGAACTCGTGGGACTATGAATGATAGCTTTCCTTTTATTCATATTGGGTTCATCATTCATTGGAAATTATTATccgataattaattaataattaatttcttctttattattttcggaTTAAATTGGGGTTTTAATTTGTATTCACTTTTGGGTTGGGGTGTAAGTGGATCGAATATGGCCGAAAATTCGATCCGATCCACACAATTTCTatcagatcggatcggatatgatATTCGTGTTTTTTTGTGTTGGATCCGATCCGATACACACATATTagatatcggatatatccgcataattgaaccttctctttttaatcatatttctatgaaaaaaattcaataaaaatatttctttcacacttttaaacttatttatttttaaaatatttttaatcaatttttttctaaataacaaaaataaaataatacaatatacgaataataattactaactaaaacatacaaacaaataaatataacactaaacatatatatatttatttattttttaattattattgtgcgAATCTGTAGATCGGCGGATCGGATATACGAATGTAGAGCAGATATCCGCGATCCAATCCGCAAAAGGTACGGATATCCAATCTGATCAATCTGCGAATCAGATCATATCCACAAGATCAAATCATATCCCCAATTTTTGAATCAGATGCGAATATTTATCCAAATATGTGAATATAATCCTATTCATAAACACCCTTACTTTTGGGCTGTGTACTTGTAAGTTGTAACTTGTGTTTCTAATTTACAAACTCTTAAATCCTAGTATTTagttaattagatttttttttctcaagtCTAATTCAAGTAAAGGATTATCTTCTAGTCACTAGTCTTATCTAataagtattaaaattttaaatttcatagTAGAATtagaaaatatcataaaaaaataatacaagtaaatactattatattttttttcaaaaaaaatcattatacatttaaaattaatgtcaGCTAATTAttagtttgtttttatttaattaagctCAATATTTATCTATAACAAttgaagaataaaaaacaggaatataagaaaaaaaattacaatattacttattgttcaaaaaaatttgaatttgaatgtgtaaaaaaaaaaccaataaaCAGTAAAAGACCTAGAAAAAAAAGGACAAATGTCAAAAGTTacagaaaaatttgaaaaaattatatataagataaatatgatatataatagaatataatAGCATTGTTTAAGCGATTTTCTCTAATTGAATGTGGTTTTGTTAGTGTTGTATACTCTATAATTATGTTGTAAATATATAAGAGAATTTACAATTGAAGATGTGAACAATCATGTGCCACGAAAAGAGGAGTTCTTGATTGAATATACTATAGTTGAGTAGGATGGAAAGGTCACTTGACTTTGTGAAGAAGGAGAATTTATTAACATTTCGGTTTCGATTTGATCTCTTAAATGTTGCTTTTATCACACAATAATACTACATCAATAATACAAATGTCCTCTCATGTGTTTTATTAGTATATTCTTTTATGGTTGTTACATGTTAATGTAGCTTTTATGTTacgattttttatttaaataaataaaataaatataataattatcaaaataaataatttaaaaaatatttattaatttatgttttttatttatattttgtttatacagtgtaaatgagatatatgCAATGTTCATCTAGTTTACAGCGTCAACGAGATACATGGAGTAGAATCCCACCAGCTATAAAAGGATGTGTAATCCTTAGTATTCTTTACAAACTTTTCCCATTCTTTTTGTGTCTCATATTTCTCACAAATACAAGGCATTAATGGCCAGTAATAGTCCATACATAGTTGTACTTGTTTATCCCAACTGTCGTATAAGAAACGGCGACAACGGGGTGACATTTGAGTGTGAGGATCCGATATTGTTTCGCACTCAGTGTGTGGAGACGTTGTCCGATTTgaggagtttgatattgagcaaGCTCGGTGGTACATAAGCGAGAAAAATCGGAAGGGTGGCGTATAGGTTGCTGGCACCCATGGGTAACGGAGTCTTTCGGTTTCGACTATTCCGACTTTTAGGGGACGAGCATGTGCGAATGATGTTTGACATCGATGGGAGGATCATGGTGTAGCAAGTAATGGAGCTTTCTGTAGAGGTAGGACACAATGGCGATGGTCCTTCCGTATACTCGACCTATGTGCAGGACGACTGACCCCTCACACCACCGCCCATTCATGTCGATGTTCCAGTGGATGAGGCAGAGGAGGACGAGGAGGAGCCGGACAAGGATTACGTGGCGAACAGTGGTGACAACGACTTGTCCAATAATGGGGATGAGGATGAGTGTGTTCTGGAGACACCTGTTTAGACCGTAACCCGCCATGTCCTGCCTCCACCTCTTCCAATACCGACGCTTTCGGCAGTTCCGTCTCACTATCACAGTCTGGATCTGGACGTCATACATGAGAGGACTCCATTTCTTGACACGGGTGAAGAGGATTACAACCTAGACAGTAGTGTAGAGTTTCGGGTCGGCCACAAGTTTAGAAGCCGAGAGGCAATGCTTCAGGGTGTGAAGAACTACAGTATTCGGAGGAGTGTGGAGTACCGGGTGATCGAATCGGACCGATTAAAGTACCATGTGCAGTGCCGTCAAGCTGATAATGGGTGTCAATGGAGCCTCCGTGTGGCCCTTCGGCAGAATCTCGGATACTGGTAAGCTTAAGTTTACTTGTGCTTTTCATTACTTCTATACGATATACTAAGTAGGTGTACAACATGGTTGAAGCAATCCTGTTTTGTTGTGTTCTGGAAGGTTCGGAGGGTGGGTGGAGTGCACAGTTGTGTAGCACCCACCATGTCTCAAGACCATCATCAGTTAGACAGCAGTCTGATCTGTAGGATCATCTTTTCGTTGATTCAGTCCAACCCTCTGTAAGCATTCTGGTTTTGCAAGGTGTGGTCCAAGCAAGCTATCACTTCAAACCATCCTACAGAAAGGTGTGGATGGCCAAGCAGAAGACAATTGCACAAATCTATGGGGATTAGGAAGAGTCGTACAATAAGGTTCCGAAGTTGTTTCAGGCACTACAAAGTTATTTTCCTGGTACCATTTGTGACCTACGCGTCAAACCGTTCTACGATGGACACCTCCTGGTACGTGACTGCAGTATGTTCGACAAGGTATTTTGGTCTTTCCCATCATGTGTCGAGGCCTTCAAGCATTACAAGCCCTTTGTCTCTGTAGATGGTACGCGTCTGTATGGCAGGTATGGTGGTGTATTGCTTATTGCGGTGGCGCAAGATGGGAATAGCAAAATCCTGCCTATTGCTTTTGCCAATGTGGAGTCCGAGAGCACCGAGTCATGGTCGTTCTTCCTAACTAATCTAAGACGCCACGTCACCCCACAAGACGGCCTGCTGGTTATCTCCGACAGATCTCAGGCTATCAAGACCGCGCTT belongs to Arachis duranensis cultivar V14167 chromosome 8, aradu.V14167.gnm2.J7QH, whole genome shotgun sequence and includes:
- the LOC107461317 gene encoding uncharacterized protein LOC107461317; translated protein: MASEDSFLVLVHHRGSIKRKTRSGVKFTDKDPLCIIMSPATSYDGLASSVLGKLGLEGVKRVKKFFYRIPITVLHDTVKYDCFTIGSDEDLQVMFLSRRQFPEVRTPELLAKFVDVVSSSGGSNRNANTIATAVGSSSRPAVASSSVPVYEAAVQPAASPSFAVDLAGNVGDAVGYDEHHPTEVQCPPPAGVGEALCDDADDDEVELDIIADESGDDVGASDPIMPTGGSSSGTNQYPPHFSSLDLDAMRQDGHLGQLVGFGARDTDGSAGITEFQVGQQFQYKDEVLLSVETYSIRRGVQYKVVESDYRRYVGKCSEFGNGCTWLIRLSL
- the LOC107461436 gene encoding PRA1 family protein F3; its protein translation is MTTYGTIPTSSSPSSNLEFLSRAKQRIKEGLGTRRPWKLMFNLHSFGLPSGFSDALSRVRTNIAYFQMNYAIVVLLVLFLSLLWHPISLIVFVVLMAAWLFLYFLRDEPLTIFGRLISDRVILIVMSVLTVVLLLLTGATANILIALLVGVVLVVVHAALRRTDDLFFDEEEAAGLVQHHHHHHPGVASSS
- the LOC107461524 gene encoding uncharacterized protein LOC107461524, translating into MDSEVDPPETENPPKRHKCSACYKQYKKKEHLIEHMKISYHSLHQPRCGVCQKHCKSFESLREHLTGPLPKGLCSTIFSQQGCQLCLSLFDSAVSLREHLETCRLSSPAPMGTDAMPYISSQIDNLDSCDENGAGGRPRAIAMDCEMVGGGSDGSLEICARVCLVDEDENLIFHTYVQPIIPVTNYRYDITGLTEENLRNAMPLKEVQEKVLQILYNGESTGKVLDGGKARLLVGHDLEHDFDCLKLNYPKHLLRDTAKYRPLMKTNLVSHSLKYLTRTYLGYDIQSGAHDPYEDCISVMRLYKRIRGQIHKEEGYGTLTSNNNIGESVCWQSEKVSNLTPDELYAMSRSDYRCWCLDLRPNLAP